Genomic segment of Arachis stenosperma cultivar V10309 chromosome 4, arast.V10309.gnm1.PFL2, whole genome shotgun sequence:
agaagttgtCCACAATCTATCTCTGTCTCTGTTTTTGCcgcaaaaaatttaaaatcaaattaaactttaaggacgattttaaaatcaaattaaattttaggaacgattttaaaattaagttaaatcTTAGAGACCATTTTATACGCAAAAAAGGATtggagacaaaaaaaaattcgacCTATATTTCAGAGACTAAAATAGTACTTAACCCTATTAGTTATATTGAAGgtaaaattgcacaaaaattAATACATATTTTGATAAATTGAAAAATAGTGTAATAGCCTTTAGGCTTAATTACAATTTAGTAGTGTAAACATTTTCATTTGATAGGATAAAAAAATCACTGTCATGATATTCTTTGAAAGGGCCACAAAATGTACAGAAAAAACAAATTGAACACATCAATAAACTCAATCGAATCGATCATTTTCTTTAGGCGATGATTTTAAGagggcaaaataaataaaaaataaaagagtagaAATTGAATAAAGAAGAAATTTTTTAGGACTATGTTAGATGCACACCAAAATCAATTCCactattaaaatataaatatgtattgaaaataaattgaacaACACATATAagctatatttatatataaatatattagtagttgattttaatttgtaaataatatttttgtttttcgacACACCCAACAACCAAAGTAACCTTAAATAGCATCCAAGAAACACCGTTTTCATAGTCTCATTCCCTTAAAATTCTTCAATCACTTCCACTCTCACAAATAACAATGGCTAAAACTCTTCATATTACTTTTACCATTACCATCattctcctcttttcttcttcttctattcccTGCACACAATCCGAAACCACCAGAGTGTATTACTATTGGAATGAGAACAATGGTGTTGAAGATCTAATAGACCAAGTATGCAAAAGAACACCCTTTTATGACTTATGCATTTCCACACTCCACAACAACCCTCTTCTAAGCCCCAAGAGTGACATCAAACAAGTAGCACTCATAATGGTCAACAACATTCTGTCAAATGCAACTGACACACTCAATTACATTGAAGCCCTTTTGAAGCACACAAAGGACCCCCCATTGGAACAAGCTTTGGCTCTTTGTGCTGAGTCATATATCCCTGTTGTGAGGTTCACTCTTCCACAAGCTGCTGTGGCTATAAGCCAGGGACACTTTGCCTTTGCAAGTTACTGCATTTCTGATGCTGTTAAGGAAGTTAATTCCTGTGAGGGTAGATTGGTGAAATCACCTTCTGATAAGTCACCTTTGGGTGATAGGAATGATGTTGTTCAGAAGCTTGTTGATGTTGCTAATGCCATTATCAAATTGCTTTTGAAGGCTTGATCATGGGTTCGTTTGTTTTTTTTGTCTCATACCTcttattactactactacttaGTACAAGTACTATTTTGTAGTTTATTGTTTGTTGAATAAAAACAATTTTAGCCTAGGTGGGTTGGTTTAGCTTGCACAAAGTATGATTCTTTTTgtaatttcactaatttgaatcacccttttaatttagttaattataC
This window contains:
- the LOC130976805 gene encoding cell wall / vacuolar inhibitor of fructosidase 1-like, which codes for MAKTLHITFTITIILLFSSSSIPCTQSETTRVYYYWNENNGVEDLIDQVCKRTPFYDLCISTLHNNPLLSPKSDIKQVALIMVNNILSNATDTLNYIEALLKHTKDPPLEQALALCAESYIPVVRFTLPQAAVAISQGHFAFASYCISDAVKEVNSCEGRLVKSPSDKSPLGDRNDVVQKLVDVANAIIKLLLKA